A genomic region of Lachnoclostridium edouardi contains the following coding sequences:
- the nrdR gene encoding transcriptional regulator NrdR, with amino-acid sequence MKCPFCNADDTKVIDSRPADDNSSIRRRRQCEVCGKRFTTYEKLETMPLMVIKKDNSREAYDRSKIEAGIIHSCHKRPVSTQQINAMIDEIENEIFNMEEKEVETTKIGELVMKKLQSLDEVAYVRFASVYREFKDVNTFMEELGKLLKK; translated from the coding sequence GTGAAATGCCCATTTTGCAATGCAGACGATACAAAGGTTATTGATTCACGTCCTGCAGACGACAACAGCTCTATTCGCCGCCGGAGACAGTGCGAGGTATGCGGAAAGAGGTTTACTACTTATGAGAAGCTGGAGACTATGCCTCTCATGGTAATAAAAAAAGATAATTCCAGAGAAGCTTATGATCGCTCTAAGATCGAGGCAGGCATTATCCACTCCTGTCACAAAAGGCCGGTTTCCACCCAGCAGATCAATGCCATGATTGATGAAATTGAAAATGAAATTTTCAACATGGAAGAAAAGGAAGTGGAGACTACCAAGATTGGGGAGCTGGTAATGAAAAAGCTGCAAAGTCTGGATGAGGTGGCTTACGTTCGTTTTGCGTCTGTGTACAGAGAATTTAAAGATGTAAATACTTTTATGGAGGAGCTGGGAAAGCTGCTGAAAAAATAG
- a CDS encoding PRC-barrel domain-containing protein, with the protein MRFSDLKKKEVINVNDCRRLGFVGDVDLDMKTGCILAIIVAGPGCICGFLGHDKEYIIPYCNICQVGEDIILVDVKKKEVEEKCKF; encoded by the coding sequence ATGCGATTTTCAGATTTAAAGAAAAAAGAAGTGATTAATGTAAATGACTGCCGGCGTTTAGGATTTGTAGGGGACGTGGATCTGGATATGAAAACAGGATGTATTCTGGCGATTATTGTAGCCGGGCCAGGCTGCATCTGCGGTTTTTTAGGCCATGATAAGGAGTACATAATTCCGTATTGCAATATCTGTCAAGTAGGAGAGGACATTATACTGGTGGACGTGAAAAAGAAAGAAGTGGAGGAAAAATGCAAATTCTAA
- a CDS encoding DUF975 family protein, whose product MNGEGKKPAELKKMARCALKGKYDICIGGTLVQWLVLCGIWAILMIPVVLLIVFGSYQAATGVLIIVLILLAVTLILSYMMSVGVLKMCYSISLGQKASMSDLIFAFTHQPWKYLGFGLMIFAINLFFEVPRVVLEIAQSSHMYYYSYTFAAVYQIVLSILQFIISFIVLLNFGQTLFILMDHEEKGLLEALTLSKDMMKGHKLRLLWLSVTFAGVYLLGIFSVGIGFLWALPYMMCTYAFFYRELKEYRPEIKKTVIDDFV is encoded by the coding sequence ATGAATGGTGAAGGAAAGAAGCCGGCTGAGTTAAAGAAAATGGCCAGATGTGCTTTAAAAGGAAAATATGATATATGTATAGGCGGAACGCTGGTGCAGTGGCTGGTATTATGCGGAATATGGGCGATACTGATGATTCCTGTAGTATTATTAATTGTTTTCGGATCTTACCAGGCTGCCACAGGAGTTCTCATTATTGTTCTGATTTTATTGGCTGTGACCTTAATATTAAGTTATATGATGAGTGTAGGCGTGCTGAAAATGTGTTATTCCATCAGCCTGGGACAGAAAGCGTCAATGTCTGATTTAATATTTGCTTTTACTCATCAGCCATGGAAGTATTTAGGCTTTGGTTTGATGATATTTGCAATCAACTTGTTTTTTGAAGTTCCAAGAGTAGTGCTGGAAATTGCCCAGTCCTCCCACATGTATTATTACAGCTATACATTTGCCGCAGTATATCAGATCGTACTGTCAATTCTTCAGTTTATTATATCTTTTATTGTGCTGCTGAATTTTGGGCAGACATTATTTATTCTTATGGACCATGAAGAAAAGGGGCTGTTAGAGGCTTTGACTTTAAGCAAAGATATGATGAAGGGCCATAAGCTGAGGCTTCTTTGGCTGTCCGTTACTTTTGCAGGAGTATATTTGCTGGGAATTTTTTCTGTAGGTATTGGTTTTCTTTGGGCCCTTCCTTATATGATGTGCACATATGCGTTTTTCTACAGAGAGCTGAAGGAATACAGGCCTGAAATAAAGAAAACAGTAATTGACGATTTTGTGTAA
- a CDS encoding amidohydrolase family protein → MDRWILTADKALCGRELDLIENAAIIVEDGVIKEIISGQARNNIHIADAKEINLGDKTLMPGLIECHNHVTLDARLPEHLEMLATSSESKLTALAINALKDDLMSGVTTARNLADKYYIDVELKHLIQEGVVEGPNLLVGGIGMKGAHGHGYIGSDHSGAEEMRKTARANMKKGVDLLKVFVTPGNLSLTDDFVPSYLSLEEIRTVVEEGARLNIPTAAHCIGGQGLKDCLKAGVAVIEHMYAATEEDIELLSKSDSWVDLTSGIFLDPTREAHLSESNAYKFRMNREKVRRNLEKLVKAKIPFVLGTDAYHTYLYREVEYAVELGADKRYALQGVTSNAAKVCKISEKTGSLEAGKAADIIGVSGNPLENVSVLSDVSMVMKGGKIYKQ, encoded by the coding sequence ATGGATAGATGGATATTAACTGCAGATAAGGCTCTTTGCGGCCGGGAACTGGATCTTATAGAGAATGCTGCCATTATAGTAGAAGACGGAGTGATTAAAGAAATTATTTCCGGGCAGGCCAGAAATAACATTCATATTGCAGATGCAAAAGAAATAAATTTAGGAGATAAGACTTTAATGCCAGGTCTTATAGAGTGCCACAATCATGTGACCTTAGACGCCAGACTGCCGGAGCATCTGGAAATGCTGGCTACATCCAGCGAAAGCAAGCTGACAGCTTTAGCAATCAACGCTTTAAAAGACGATTTAATGTCAGGAGTTACTACAGCCAGAAACCTGGCTGATAAGTATTATATTGATGTGGAGCTGAAACACCTGATTCAGGAAGGCGTTGTGGAGGGACCGAATCTGCTGGTAGGCGGCATCGGCATGAAGGGAGCTCACGGCCACGGTTATATTGGAAGCGATCACAGCGGCGCAGAGGAAATGAGAAAAACAGCCAGGGCCAACATGAAAAAGGGCGTAGATCTTCTGAAAGTATTTGTGACGCCTGGAAATCTGTCTCTGACAGACGATTTTGTGCCCAGCTATTTAAGCCTGGAGGAAATCCGCACAGTAGTGGAGGAGGGAGCCAGACTTAATATTCCCACGGCAGCCCACTGTATAGGAGGCCAGGGGCTAAAGGACTGCCTAAAGGCAGGAGTGGCTGTCATAGAGCACATGTATGCAGCTACAGAGGAAGACATTGAGCTGTTAAGCAAGTCGGACAGCTGGGTGGACTTAACATCAGGAATCTTCCTGGACCCAACAAGAGAAGCCCATTTGTCAGAGTCCAATGCGTACAAGTTCCGTATGAACAGAGAAAAGGTAAGAAGGAACCTGGAGAAGCTGGTAAAGGCCAAAATCCCCTTTGTGCTGGGAACAGACGCATATCATACATACTTGTACAGAGAAGTAGAGTATGCGGTGGAGCTGGGAGCAGACAAAAGGTATGCGCTGCAGGGAGTAACCAGCAATGCGGCGAAAGTGTGCAAAATCAGTGAGAAAACAGGAAGCCTGGAAGCAGGAAAGGCCGCTGACATTATAGGAGTATCGGGAAATCCCCTGGAAAACGTGTCAGTATTATCAGATGTTTCTATGGTAATGAAAGGCGGAAAAATTTACAAGCAGTAA
- a CDS encoding 2-keto-3-deoxygluconate permease, producing the protein MRILATMKRFPAGVMVIPLLLGCLMNTFFPEALQIGGFTTGLFKNGVPTLIGLFLFCSGATIDVKMAGTTVWKGVVLTALKFFVGFGMGLLLNHFFGAAGILGLTPLAVIGAVTNSNGVIYATLAEEFGDSTDVGATSILALNDGPFFTMIALGASGMGNFPATDIIASIIPMIIGFIIGNLDHEWRKILATGMILLPPFNGFALGAGMNFGNIINAGLAGIILGLVTVVCTGILTFIIYSFLRRKADPMGAAIGTTAGVATTTPTAVAMADPRFQPQVETATAQTAAAVVITAILCPLLVSFLAKFSDKWNKAHGIPVTEKHEAEL; encoded by the coding sequence ATGAGAATTTTAGCAACAATGAAACGTTTTCCGGCTGGAGTTATGGTAATTCCGCTTTTACTGGGCTGCTTAATGAACACATTCTTTCCAGAAGCCCTGCAGATTGGAGGCTTTACAACAGGGCTGTTTAAAAACGGAGTTCCCACATTAATCGGCTTATTTCTTTTTTGCAGCGGCGCTACTATTGATGTAAAAATGGCTGGAACAACTGTGTGGAAAGGCGTTGTGCTTACAGCATTAAAGTTTTTTGTGGGATTTGGAATGGGACTGCTGTTAAATCACTTTTTCGGAGCTGCAGGAATTTTAGGACTGACTCCTTTGGCGGTAATCGGCGCAGTGACAAACTCTAACGGCGTTATTTATGCCACATTGGCAGAAGAATTTGGAGATTCTACAGACGTAGGCGCAACCTCTATTTTAGCTTTAAATGACGGACCGTTTTTTACAATGATTGCTTTAGGCGCTTCCGGAATGGGCAACTTCCCGGCAACTGATATTATTGCCAGCATTATTCCTATGATTATTGGATTTATTATTGGAAATTTAGATCACGAATGGAGAAAGATTTTGGCCACAGGCATGATTCTCTTACCTCCTTTTAACGGCTTTGCTTTAGGAGCAGGAATGAACTTTGGCAATATTATTAATGCAGGTCTGGCAGGAATTATTTTAGGTCTTGTAACTGTTGTATGTACAGGTATTTTGACATTTATAATCTACAGCTTTTTAAGAAGAAAAGCAGATCCTATGGGAGCCGCTATTGGTACAACTGCAGGGGTAGCTACAACAACTCCAACAGCTGTTGCTATGGCTGATCCAAGATTTCAGCCTCAGGTGGAAACTGCAACTGCTCAGACAGCTGCGGCCGTTGTAATAACAGCGATTCTTTGCCCTCTTTTAGTATCATTCCTGGCAAAGTTTTCAGATAAGTGGAATAAAGCTCACGGGATTCCGGTTACAGAAAAGCATGAGGCAGAGTTATAG